Proteins encoded in a region of the Zea mays cultivar B73 chromosome 4, Zm-B73-REFERENCE-NAM-5.0, whole genome shotgun sequence genome:
- the LOC118471891 gene encoding uncharacterized protein, which yields MATNRLPAARSYPCISAWASWPSYAQVPPLVSLFFFFNFLLPSRCSTRPPGSITLVSFSDSLSEQPLEHRATGRTCPSTAVPARCMLLSLSFFFLSFTVY from the coding sequence ATGGCCACTAACAGACTGCCGGCCGCCAGGAGCTATCCATGCATTTCTGCATGGGCCTCATGGCCGAGCTATGCTCAAGTGCCGCCTCTGGTTtcccttttttttttttttaattttcttCTCCCCAGCCGCTGCTCCACTCGGCCGCCAGGGAGCATCACGCttgtttctttctctgattctttgTCTGAGCAGCCGCTAGAGCACAGAGCTACTGGCCGAACGTGCCCGAGTACGGCCGTTCCTGCGCGTTGCATGCTCctatctctctcttttttttttctttctttcactgtTTACTGA